The sequence GGTGATCGTCGTACCGGTCTTCGAGCTGGAGAGCGAGGGCTTCTACTACAACACCGCCGCCGTCATCGACGCCGACGGCAGCTACCTGGGCAAGTACCGCAAGCACCACATCCCCCAGGTCAAAGGTTTCTGGGAGAAGTACTACTTCCGCCCGGGCAACCTCGGCTGGCCCGTCTTCGACACCGCCGTCGGCAAGGTCGGCGTCTACATCTGCTACGACCGCCACTTCCCGGAGGGATGGCGCCAACTGGGCCTGGCCGGAGCCCAACTGGTCTACAACCCCTCCGCCACCTCCCGAGGCCTGTCCGCGTACCTGTGGCAGCTGGAGCAGCCGGCATCGGCCGTCGCCAACGAGTACTTCATCGCCGCGATCAACCGGGTCGGCCAGGAGGAGTACGGCGACAACGACTTCTACGGCACCAGCTACTTCGTCGACCCGCGCGGTCAGTTCGTCGGGGACGTCGCCAGCGACAAGGACGAGGAACTCGTCGTCCGCGACCTCGACTTCGACCTGATCAAGGAGGTCCGCGACCAGTGGGCCTTCTACCGCGACCGCCGTCCCGACGCCTACGGAGGGCTCGTACAGCCGTGACCAACCCGACCCCGCTCCACAGCCGCCACCGCACCGTCCTGCCCGACTGGCTCGCGCTCTACTACAAGCACCCCATCGAGCTCACCCACGGCGAGGGCCGCCACGTCTGGGACGCCGACGGCAACCGCTACCTCGACTTCTTCGGCGGCATCCTCACCACGATGACCGCCCACGCCCTGCCCGAGGTCACCAAGGCCGTGTCCGAGCAGGCCGGGCGGATCATCCACTCCTCCACGCTCTACCTCAACCGGCCGATGATCGAGCTGGCCGAGCGGGTCGCCGCCCTCTCCGGCATCCCCGACGCCCGGGTCTTCTTCACCACCTCCGGCACCGAGGCCAACGACACCGCCCTGCTGCTCGCGACCACGTACCGCCGCTCCAACCAGATCCTGGCGATGCGCAACAGCTACCACGGCCGGTCCTTCTCCACCGTCTCGATCACCGGGAACCGCGGCTGGTCCCCGACCAGCCTCTCCCCGCTGCAGACGTACTACGTCCAAGGCGCGGTCCGTACCCGCGGCCCCCTCGCCCACCTGGACGACGCCGCCTTCACCGCGGCCGCCGTCGCGGACCTGGAGGACGTGCTCGGCCAGGCCCGCGGGGGAGTGGCCGCCCTCATCGCCGAACCCGTCCAGGGCGTCGGCGGCTTCACCTCCCCGCCCGACGGCCTCTACGGAGCCTTCCGCGAGGTGCTGGACCGCCACGGCATCCTGTGGATCAGCGACGAGGTGCAGACCGGCTGGGGACGCACCGGCGACAACTTCTGGGGCTGGCAGGCCCACGCCCAGAACGGCCCGCCCGACATCCTCACCTTCGCCAAGGGCATCGGCAACGGCATGTCCATCGGCGGGGTCGTGGCCCGCGCCGAGGTGATGAACTGCCTGGACTCCCACTCCATCTCCACCTTCGGCGGCTCCCCGGTCACCATGGCGGCCGGCGTCGCCAACCTCGCGTACCTGCTGGAGCACGACCTCCAGGGCAACGCCCGCCGCGTCG comes from Streptomyces virginiae and encodes:
- a CDS encoding nitrilase-related carbon-nitrogen hydrolase — encoded protein: MAQVVRAALVQATWTGDTDSMIAKHEEYARRAAAEGAQIIGFQEVFNAPYFCQVQEPEHYAWAEAVPDGPTVRRMQDLARETGMVIVVPVFELESEGFYYNTAAVIDADGSYLGKYRKHHIPQVKGFWEKYYFRPGNLGWPVFDTAVGKVGVYICYDRHFPEGWRQLGLAGAQLVYNPSATSRGLSAYLWQLEQPASAVANEYFIAAINRVGQEEYGDNDFYGTSYFVDPRGQFVGDVASDKDEELVVRDLDFDLIKEVRDQWAFYRDRRPDAYGGLVQP
- a CDS encoding aspartate aminotransferase family protein, producing the protein MTNPTPLHSRHRTVLPDWLALYYKHPIELTHGEGRHVWDADGNRYLDFFGGILTTMTAHALPEVTKAVSEQAGRIIHSSTLYLNRPMIELAERVAALSGIPDARVFFTTSGTEANDTALLLATTYRRSNQILAMRNSYHGRSFSTVSITGNRGWSPTSLSPLQTYYVQGAVRTRGPLAHLDDAAFTAAAVADLEDVLGQARGGVAALIAEPVQGVGGFTSPPDGLYGAFREVLDRHGILWISDEVQTGWGRTGDNFWGWQAHAQNGPPDILTFAKGIGNGMSIGGVVARAEVMNCLDSHSISTFGGSPVTMAAGVANLAYLLEHDLQGNARRVGGLLLERLRAIAATVPAVREVRGRGLMAGLELTRPGTDEADPDAAAAVLEAAREGGLLLGKGGGYNTSVLRIAPPLSLTVAEAEEGAEILEQALRSI